One genomic region from Thermoleptolyngbya sichuanensis A183 encodes:
- a CDS encoding RusA family crossover junction endodeoxyribonuclease — translation MVLPIELIVIGKPISHQTKDKARLRDWREKVRQRAIACWNGKAPLGDYLKVIITHYYDAPLGDESGVPDSDNIVKPVRDALNGVIYVDDYQITDFISRRRNLNASFRVKGMSTALAEGFCQGEEFLHIRIEAAPDPSELS, via the coding sequence ATGGTGCTACCCATTGAATTGATCGTGATCGGCAAGCCGATTTCGCACCAAACCAAAGACAAGGCTCGTCTGCGCGACTGGAGAGAAAAAGTGCGGCAGAGGGCGATCGCCTGCTGGAATGGCAAAGCACCGCTGGGCGATTACCTCAAGGTGATCATTACGCACTACTACGACGCGCCTCTCGGCGACGAGTCTGGTGTTCCCGACAGTGATAATATAGTGAAACCAGTGCGAGACGCGCTGAACGGGGTGATTTACGTAGACGATTATCAGATCACGGATTTCATCAGCCGCCGCCGAAACTTGAACGCTTCTTTTCGCGTTAAAGGAATGTCTACGGCGCTGGCAGAAGGATTTTGCCAGGGTGAGGAGTTTTTGCATATCCGGATAGAGGCGGCTCCCGATCCGTCTGAGCTAAGCTAG
- a CDS encoding CorA family divalent cation transporter produces MKIPPTWRLPPAIQNRFGERSVGKQRAMVVDGHLLLILHKAPEAGEQTRVGVLFWRQPNGIWEHSGGGIGLQPLLKHLENYNTAEEKLQIAYRQAESAEDYFHLLEAIAPLRLSAKNMHATLQAAREGVPDDRDLIDLRDWAYEIDRSLDLLYENTKNALDYQIAQRAEEQNRLATEALVAGHRLNILAAVFLPLTAIAALFGMNLNSGVDASSTFTFWLVSVGAIALGSLIRRWVVTGRWL; encoded by the coding sequence ATGAAAATTCCTCCTACGTGGCGATTACCTCCCGCGATTCAAAACCGATTTGGCGAACGCAGCGTCGGCAAGCAGCGGGCAATGGTGGTAGACGGACACCTGCTGCTGATTTTGCACAAAGCCCCTGAGGCCGGTGAGCAGACCCGCGTCGGCGTGCTGTTTTGGCGGCAGCCCAACGGCATCTGGGAACACAGCGGCGGCGGCATTGGGTTGCAACCGCTGCTGAAACATCTAGAAAATTACAACACCGCCGAGGAAAAATTGCAAATTGCCTATCGGCAGGCCGAGAGTGCTGAAGACTACTTTCACCTGCTGGAGGCGATCGCCCCTCTGCGCCTGTCGGCCAAGAACATGCACGCAACCCTGCAAGCTGCCCGCGAAGGCGTTCCCGACGACCGCGACCTGATCGACCTGCGCGACTGGGCCTACGAAATCGATCGCAGCCTGGATCTGCTGTATGAAAACACGAAAAACGCGCTAGATTACCAAATTGCCCAGCGGGCCGAGGAGCAAAATCGACTGGCCACGGAGGCGCTGGTGGCGGGGCATCGGCTGAATATCTTGGCGGCGGTGTTTTTGCCGCTGACGGCGATCGCCGCGCTGTTTGGCATGAATCTGAACAGCGGCGTAGATGCCTCCTCCACCTTCACGTTCTGGTTAGTGTCCGTGGGGGCGATCGCCCTCGGTTCCCTCATCCGCCGCTGGGTGGTGACGGGGCGCTGGCTGTAG
- a CDS encoding Gfo/Idh/MocA family protein — translation MEQMIRVGIVGTGYAAKTRAELVQADARTQLVAIASRDLSRAQSLAEPLDAEATDDWGTLVQRTDIDLVIVSTGNAQHATVVRAALQAGKHVVVEYPLALDLATAKDLAALATSQNCLLHVEHIELLSGIHEAIQTALPTIGTPFYLRYSDLTPKQPAPEKWTYDMAEFGFPLVGALSRVHRLTNLFGPVKTVSCQTRYWQPDAANSRFTTCVCTAQLRFASGLLGDVIYGKGEALWAAERTLTIQGETGAIALNGDSGELILPDQTQPLELGSRRGLFARDTAAVLDFLTEGKPLYVSVADSLYALAVAEAARISAEKGEVVGVVE, via the coding sequence ATGGAGCAGATGATTCGGGTGGGGATTGTGGGCACGGGCTACGCGGCTAAGACCCGCGCCGAACTGGTGCAGGCAGATGCTCGGACGCAACTGGTGGCGATCGCCAGCCGTGACCTCTCCCGCGCTCAGTCTTTGGCAGAACCCCTCGATGCAGAAGCGACTGACGATTGGGGCACTCTGGTGCAGCGGACGGATATTGACCTGGTGATCGTGTCTACTGGCAACGCGCAACATGCGACCGTTGTGAGAGCCGCGCTGCAAGCAGGCAAGCACGTCGTGGTGGAATATCCGCTGGCGCTGGATTTGGCGACTGCCAAGGATCTCGCTGCGCTGGCGACATCCCAAAACTGCCTGCTGCATGTGGAACATATCGAACTGCTGAGCGGCATCCACGAAGCCATCCAAACCGCCCTGCCCACCATTGGCACGCCGTTCTATCTGCGCTATAGCGACCTCACGCCCAAGCAGCCCGCTCCCGAAAAGTGGACCTATGACATGGCGGAGTTTGGCTTTCCGCTGGTGGGGGCGCTGTCGCGGGTGCATCGGCTCACGAACCTGTTTGGCCCGGTGAAAACGGTCAGTTGCCAGACCCGCTACTGGCAGCCCGATGCCGCCAATTCCCGGTTTACCACCTGCGTTTGTACGGCTCAACTGCGGTTTGCCAGTGGGCTATTGGGCGATGTGATTTACGGCAAGGGGGAGGCGCTGTGGGCGGCGGAGCGGACGCTGACGATCCAGGGGGAAACGGGGGCGATCGCCCTCAATGGCGACAGCGGCGAACTCATCTTGCCCGACCAGACGCAGCCTCTTGAGTTGGGCAGTCGCCGGGGCCTGTTTGCTCGCGACACGGCCGCCGTGCTGGACTTTCTCACCGAAGGCAAGCCGCTGTATGTGTCGGTGGCGGACAGCCTCTATGCCCTGGCGGTGGCAGAGGCGGCAAGGATTTCGGCGGAGAAGGGGGAGGTGGTTGGAGTCGTGGAGTAA
- a CDS encoding response regulator, translating to MASLKILIVDDSKTIRMQVRDMLPRGSYEVIEARDGVEGLHVIRQERPNLVLLDFFMPRMNGWEVVQTIQADPRLKSIPIVMMSGRREDVEKTVPELFDYFEFVGKPFGQSHLFNAIRSATAKAKDRQEVAAIPMRSPAEVEDAPAVGPNGATELQQLKAEVQQLRNQNARLRTEVETLKKQMAQVVALVRQKLG from the coding sequence ATGGCGAGCCTCAAGATCCTGATTGTGGACGACAGCAAGACGATTCGGATGCAGGTACGAGACATGCTTCCGCGCGGCAGCTATGAGGTGATCGAGGCGCGAGACGGGGTGGAAGGGCTACATGTGATTCGCCAGGAGCGCCCCAATTTAGTGCTGCTGGATTTCTTTATGCCGCGCATGAACGGCTGGGAAGTAGTGCAGACAATCCAGGCCGATCCCCGGCTCAAGTCGATCCCGATCGTGATGATGTCGGGTCGCCGCGAAGATGTGGAAAAAACCGTGCCGGAACTGTTTGACTATTTTGAATTTGTCGGCAAGCCGTTTGGTCAGTCGCATCTGTTCAACGCAATTCGCTCTGCCACGGCTAAGGCAAAGGATCGCCAAGAGGTGGCAGCGATTCCGATGCGCTCTCCAGCAGAGGTGGAAGACGCTCCCGCCGTTGGGCCCAACGGAGCCACCGAACTCCAGCAACTCAAGGCCGAAGTGCAGCAACTCCGCAACCAAAATGCCCGCCTGCGAACGGAAGTAGAAACCCTGAAAAAGCAGATGGCGCAGGTCGTCGCCCTAGTGCGCCAGAAGTTGGGATAG
- a CDS encoding response regulator, with translation MSDAAILCVDDEAVVIAALKSQLQRLFGRRYLYEFAQSAEEAWEIISELEEESIKILIIVSDWLMPNVKGDEFLRQVHQQFPQIVTVMLTGQADEAAIERARQQANLYTCLRKPWKESDLERVITSALSH, from the coding sequence ATGTCTGACGCGGCAATCTTGTGTGTTGATGATGAAGCAGTTGTTATCGCTGCGCTGAAATCTCAGCTACAGCGGCTATTTGGTCGTCGGTATTTGTATGAATTTGCTCAAAGTGCCGAAGAAGCTTGGGAAATTATTAGTGAATTGGAGGAAGAATCCATCAAAATTTTGATAATCGTGTCTGACTGGCTCATGCCTAACGTAAAGGGGGATGAGTTTTTGCGCCAAGTTCATCAGCAATTTCCGCAAATTGTAACGGTTATGCTGACGGGGCAGGCCGATGAAGCGGCTATTGAGCGAGCGAGACAGCAGGCCAATCTCTACACTTGCCTTCGCAAACCCTGGAAAGAGTCAGATTTGGAGCGGGTGATTACCTCAGCGCTAAGCCATTAG
- a CDS encoding ATP-binding protein codes for MIFPASSRFKFGLSTGSVIVTALAFAVISSSAIYGLDRMAERSNNARLLLTQIKEQVSRLNALEWEGFSKQKIDEDLAEEIAENRENTDEILEGLEQLKQGKYQADLERILALHTVYQQKMAAVFSLIEAGQVEQASEAEADEIDEIYDDLYAEIMALEKVYIEQHQRTRFLVNLGTTLSLVFSASAISLVFHEFSKKLWQKNLALESAFTELKNTQEHLVQQEKMAALGQLIAGVAHEINNPLGAIQAAASNTNHALKEAIAGLPKLHHRLTPEQQESFFELISKALTPPLSHQEQRSIKRELTAQLKSQGVDDPRYLADLLIDIGVRKDLEFLSPILKSEHQDWAICLAHNLASSFLNNQTILRAVERSSKIVFALKSYARFDQTGEQKQLQITDGIENVLEIYHNQIKRNIQLVRSYQQVPDIWGYPDELIQVWTNLIHNAIQAMESGGTLTISVIEKNGGLEVRIADTGSGIPQEVQTQMFDAFFTTKAAGEGSGLGLYISKKIIDKHRGSIEVESHPGNTEFRVWLPANKVSSKNTDPIENTTEELAHV; via the coding sequence ATGATTTTTCCAGCCTCAAGCAGGTTCAAATTTGGGCTTTCAACAGGTTCAGTAATTGTGACTGCCCTAGCCTTTGCAGTTATAAGCAGTTCTGCAATCTATGGATTAGATCGGATGGCAGAGCGCAGTAACAACGCCCGGCTCCTGTTGACGCAGATTAAGGAACAGGTGAGTCGTCTCAATGCTTTAGAGTGGGAGGGATTTTCTAAGCAGAAAATTGATGAAGATCTTGCCGAAGAGATTGCCGAGAACCGAGAAAATACTGATGAAATCCTTGAAGGGCTTGAGCAGCTTAAACAGGGAAAATACCAAGCTGATCTAGAGCGTATCCTGGCTCTACACACCGTCTATCAACAGAAGATGGCAGCAGTTTTTAGTCTGATTGAGGCTGGACAAGTTGAGCAGGCCTCTGAGGCTGAGGCAGACGAAATTGATGAAATCTATGACGATCTCTATGCCGAGATTATGGCGCTAGAGAAGGTGTATATTGAGCAGCATCAAAGAACACGCTTCCTAGTAAACCTAGGAACTACCCTCTCTCTCGTATTCTCTGCCTCAGCCATTAGCCTAGTTTTTCATGAATTTAGTAAAAAATTGTGGCAGAAAAATCTTGCTCTGGAGTCAGCATTCACCGAACTCAAAAACACTCAGGAGCATCTAGTTCAGCAGGAGAAAATGGCTGCCTTGGGACAGCTAATTGCTGGAGTGGCTCATGAGATCAATAATCCATTGGGAGCCATCCAAGCCGCTGCAAGCAATACAAACCACGCGCTCAAAGAGGCGATCGCCGGCTTGCCCAAATTACACCATCGTCTCACGCCTGAGCAGCAAGAGAGCTTCTTTGAGCTGATTTCTAAGGCACTGACTCCTCCGCTGTCTCATCAAGAGCAGCGTTCTATCAAGCGAGAACTTACGGCTCAACTAAAGTCTCAGGGTGTTGATGATCCTAGATACTTGGCAGATTTACTGATTGATATTGGAGTTCGCAAGGATCTTGAATTTCTGTCGCCGATTCTCAAAAGTGAACATCAAGATTGGGCGATTTGTTTAGCTCACAACCTCGCCAGTTCTTTTCTCAATAACCAAACGATTCTAAGAGCAGTTGAGCGTTCCTCTAAGATCGTTTTCGCTCTCAAGAGCTATGCTCGATTCGACCAAACTGGAGAACAAAAGCAGCTCCAAATTACTGACGGCATTGAAAATGTGCTGGAAATCTATCACAACCAGATTAAGCGAAATATTCAGCTAGTTCGCAGCTATCAGCAGGTTCCTGATATTTGGGGATACCCTGACGAGTTGATTCAAGTCTGGACAAATCTGATTCATAATGCAATTCAGGCAATGGAATCCGGTGGAACATTAACCATTTCAGTCATCGAGAAGAATGGAGGACTTGAAGTAAGAATTGCTGACACTGGCAGCGGCATTCCACAGGAAGTTCAAACGCAGATGTTTGACGCATTTTTCACCACTAAGGCTGCTGGAGAGGGTAGTGGTTTAGGGCTGTACATTAGTAAAAAAATCATTGACAAACATCGTGGATCTATAGAAGTAGAAAGCCATCCTGGGAACACTGAATTTAGGGTTTGGCTACCTGCCAATAAAGTGTCCAGCAAAAACACTGATCCCATTGAGAACACTACTGAGGAATTGGCTCATGTCTGA